Proteins encoded within one genomic window of Hermetia illucens chromosome 2, iHerIll2.2.curated.20191125, whole genome shotgun sequence:
- the LOC119649401 gene encoding uncharacterized protein LOC119649401, which yields MLLRTVILTFALYVALCAAQDDSAEPPPVCHIQCGSNYKPVCVQMPDMIVREFTNSCHLSLFNCRNRANLQSNVPCVIDRIEKMVSAKLKLFERKLRNQGRVDIPERSRVGVREMRNLINAFRAVVSKL from the exons ATGCTACTGAGAacagtgatattaacattcg CTTTATATGTCGCACTATGTGCTGCTCAAGACGATAGTGCCGAGCCGCCACCAGTTTGTCACATCCAATGTGGCTCAAATTACAAACCAGTTTGCGTCCAAATGCCAGATATGATAGTGCGCGAGTTTACTAATTCCTGTCATTTGTCATTGTTCAATTGTAGAAACCGTGCCA ATTTGCAGTCAAACGTACCATGTGTAATCGACCGTATTGAAAAAATGGTTTCAGCGAAATTAAAACTCTTTGAAAGGAAGCTTAGAAATCAAGGGCGAGTGGATATTCCCGAAAGATCAAGAGTGGGTGTTCGGGAAATGCGAAATCTCATAAATGCCTTCAGAGCGGTGGTTTCCAAATTGTAA
- the LOC119649826 gene encoding PI-actitoxin-Avd5a-like yields the protein MALLAIILLSVIACAATAGDLPCPEVCTLQYDPVCATDGVVFKTFGNLCLLNLANCYQGGHFTLVSAGECPH from the exons ATGGCTCTGTTAGCAATCATTCTACTATCAG TTATTGCATGCGCTGCTACCGCAGGGGACTTACCTTGCCCAGAAGTCTGCACCTTGCAGTATGACCCAGTCTGTGCCACGGATGGTGTTGTGTTCAAGACTTTTGGAAATCTGTGTTTGCTGAATTTGGCAAATTGCTATCAGGGAGGAC ATTTCACATTAGTTAGCGCAGGCGAATGTCCGCATTAG
- the LOC119649935 gene encoding turripeptide Ici9.2-like isoform X1: MIISLSNSFELSTPACLSDALPLKMNILALILFSLVIVGAFSAKKAPCTDLCTLEDWPVCGMEGARKQTFPNYCVLQMENCLKGTNFRKIKDGEC; the protein is encoded by the exons ATGATCATCAGTCTTAGTAATTCCTTCGAATTATCTACACCCGCTTGCTTAAGTGACGCGCTTCCATTGAAAATGAATATATTGGCACTCATTCTGTTTTCAC TAGTTATAGTAGGTGCTTTTTCGGCAAAGAAAGCCCCATGTACGGATCTATGCACGCTCGAAGATTGGCCGGTTTGTGGCATGGAGGGTGCTCGGAAGCAAACCTTTCCCAATTATTGCGTTTTACAAATGGAAAATTGCCTAAAAGGAACGA ACTTTCGAAAAATTAAGGATGGAGAGTGTTGA
- the LOC119649935 gene encoding turripeptide Ici9.2-like isoform X2: MIISLSNSFELSTPACLSDALPLKMNILALILFSLIVGAFSAKKAPCTDLCTLEDWPVCGMEGARKQTFPNYCVLQMENCLKGTNFRKIKDGEC; this comes from the exons ATGATCATCAGTCTTAGTAATTCCTTCGAATTATCTACACCCGCTTGCTTAAGTGACGCGCTTCCATTGAAAATGAATATATTGGCACTCATTCTGTTTTCAC TTATAGTAGGTGCTTTTTCGGCAAAGAAAGCCCCATGTACGGATCTATGCACGCTCGAAGATTGGCCGGTTTGTGGCATGGAGGGTGCTCGGAAGCAAACCTTTCCCAATTATTGCGTTTTACAAATGGAAAATTGCCTAAAAGGAACGA ACTTTCGAAAAATTAAGGATGGAGAGTGTTGA